The nucleotide sequence AGGTGCGTGGACTCTCTATGGCCTGGGCACGGTTTCCAGCAATCTGCCTGGGTTCATTTCTATCAACCCCCCCACCAGTGTCGGTGGGGCGCAAAATTATGGCAGCGCCTTTTTACCTGCTGCCTTCCAGGGAACAAAGTTCAACATTGCAGACAGCAGCCAACGCAGTCGACCGATTGATATTGCCCGCCGTGGTGCGGCTAACCCACTGGGTATCAATCACCTGACCAATGAAAAATTGAAAATGAATTTACAACGCACACAACTGGATCTGATTCAACAACTCAACAACGAGAAAATCTACCGAGATGGCCCATCCCAGTTGATTGACGGTGCGATCGAAAGTTTCGAACTTGCTTTTCGAATGCAGGATGCTGTGCCGGAAGTGATGGATCTTGCAAAAGAAACCAAGGAAACTCTGTCTCTCTACGGTATTGGTACCGCTGAAACAGATGGATTTGGCAGGCAGTGTCTGCTGGCTCGCCGCTTTGCGGAAGCAGGTGTGCGGTTTATCGAACTTGGTCACGGCTCCTGGGATCAGCACAACAATTTACGCACAGGGTTAGAAAAGAATGCGTTGAATACCGATCGTCCGATTGCGGGTTTATTGACCGATCTGGAACGGCGAGGCATGCTGCAGGATACCCTGGTGATCTGGGGTGGCGAATTTGGCCGTACGCCACATTCCAATAATGGTGATGGGCGAGACCACAACCACAAAGGTTACACAATGTGGATGGCCGGAGGTGGGGTAAAAGCAGGATTTTCCTACGGTGCCACCGACGATTATGGTTACGAAGCTGTTAGCGGAAAAATGCACATCCACGACTGGCATGCGACTATTTTACATCTGCTGGGCTTGAATCATGAGAAACTGGTCTTTCGACACGCGGGCCGGGCGATGCGTCTGACCGATGTCCACGGCAGTGTGGCGAAAGCCATTATTGCATAGCATTACCCCTGATGCTCGTTGAAGCTGACATAAAACTCTTATCGAGAATACCGATTTGATTCCCTCAACTGGTTCAAATCTTTGGGGACCTTCGATTTCTTCGATAAACCTTTCGGTGTACTCCAGAAGATTAGCTACTACGTGTATTGGTTTCATATTCGATATTAATCGCATGACCGTAGCCAATTAACATCCCATCAAGTAACATAGCGTGGTTACACCTGCCGAGGAGAAGCACTTTTCTCATGAAATCCTGGTTCCGCACGGAAGATGTGCTGGCGGTCTTACTTGGCACGCTGATTATCGGTCTCAGCCTGGCTGCACTCGCGGATGCAAATCTGCTGGGATGGTCAGTGGCAGTGAAAGAATGGGCAGATCCTGCAAAAGCGATGGTGCCCTCTTCAAAATCCTTTGCTGGCCTCACTGGCTACGGCGCATTGGCAATCACCTTTGTTTTTCTGCTGGCGGTACTTACTGGTGGCGCAGCGTTTTTACAATATCGACCGGGGCCATTTGCCGTTCGCTTTGGTGTACTTTTTTTACTCGCTTTTGGCTGTTGGGTCGCGGGCCACAATTCGTATATCGCTGCCACGCCAAATAAACGCCCACCCGGGGTGGGATGGTCGCTCGGTCTCACGGGGGAAGCAGGCTACCTGCTGGCACTTGTTGGTGGCTTGCTGATCGGCAATTTGCTCCCACGCATCGCGAACTGGTTCAAACAGGCCGCTCGGCCGGAATTGTTCATTAAAACGGGCATTGTGATTTACGGTGCGGTTCTGGGGGCAAAAGCTGCAGAAGAATCCGGACGTGCTACGGCAATCCTCTTCCGTGGACTTGCTGCAATTATTGAAGCCTATTTGATTTACTGGGCTTTGGTGTATCTGCTTGCCAGAAAAGTGTTCGGCTTCAGCCGAGAGTGGGCTGCACCACTGGCGTCTGGTATTTCTATCTGTGGCGTCACCGCGGCAATCACAACAGGTGCTGCCATTCGCGCCCGACCAGTGGTACCAGTGATGGTTTCCTCGCTGGTTGTTATTTTTGCAGTGCTTGAAATGTTAATCCTGCCACCGCTGGCCCACTATATCATGCCAAACGAGCCGATGGTTGCAGCAGGGTGGATGGGCCTTGCCGTAAAGACCGATGGGGCAGCGTTTTCCAGTGGCGAAGTTACCGCAGGACTTTACTACCCAGATCCCGAAGATCCTGCACGGAAGTGGATGGCACTGACAACCACCACCGTAAAGGTGTTTATTGATGTGTTTATTGGTGTATGGGCAGTGGTGCTTTCGGTGATCTGGTCCTGGAAAATTGAAAAGAAAGAAGGTAGCTCGCGGCTACCGCTACGTGAAATATGGGAAAGGTTTCCCAAATTCGTATTTGGTTACGCACTGACCTTCGGTATTTTCTTTCTGGTGGGGCTTTCTTCACCTGAAGTAATACCGGACTTGAAGCGGGGAACCAGTCAGGCAGATGTCTTCCGACGGTTGTTTTTCGTGCTGACCTTTTTCAGTATCGGGCTGGCAACAAATGTCCGAAGGCTTTGGGCAGAGGGGCTTGGGCGGTTGGCACTCGTCTATATCGTGAGCCTTTTTGGATTTGTGATCTGGATTGGTTTGGCGATTTCGTGGCTGTTCTTCCACGGCGTTCCAGCAGGGAGTAATTAAGATGACCATGCCAACCCCGCCTTCCGATTCGGACACTGCACGTGAACTGGCGAATCAGCAGTCGGAACCATTGTTACCCGTTGAAAAATGGCTGATTGGTGGCAGCCTTGCACTTGGTCTGGTGCTGCTGGTTCTTCTCTTATGGGTCAGTCGCACCTATTTTCCAGCAGGTCAATAAACTTGATTTCTAAGCAAAATTCTGATGCCGCATTCTTCTGTCAACTTCGCAGGTAATTTTCCAACTTTGGATAGAACGCTTTTCTCGATCCAGTAAACGACACCAGCATTACCGCCTGAACTATTCCAACCGTTCTGTCCCACCATAACATAGTGGGAAGAGGTGAAAATATGGAAGTGATCAGCGTTTCGGCTGCCCGACAGGCAGGCAGCGTGGGCAAAACCGTTACCGTACGTGGCTGGGTGCGGACTCGGCGTGATTCCTAATAAACGCGAATTACAGTTTGGTTTGTTTTGGTTTTCATGATTGCAGATAATCAATGCAGCACTTACAATCAAGTGTTGAAATTGGCAGGATTTCAAATTTTGGACTGGAGCAAGACATGAATCCAAATGAAATCAACCCAGAACTCGCCACGGACCACCAAATTCAGAAAAGCATTATGGACTTGCAGCAAACCGAAACCTTCCGTCCATCAAAAGATACTGATCCGGTGCAAAATCCCATTGCAGAAGAATTCCCCTCAATTGATGGTTATCAGATTGACCGCCTGATCGCCACTGGCGGCATGGGGTGCGTCTATCAGGGACGTGAAATTGCCCTCGACCGAGAAGTGGCAATCAAAACACTGCTTCCCAAAGCAAATTCTGAAAGATTTCTCATCGAATCGAAAATCACTGCAAAATTACCCCACCCAAATATCCCTGCGGTCTACCAGATCGGCACACTTGACAGTGGGGCACCTTTTCTGGCGATGAAACTGGTGCAGGGGGAAACTCTCGACAAGTTGTTGAAGAACCGAACAGAAGAAACAGCAAACCAGTCGAAACTGATCCAGATTTTTGAACAGATTGCTCAGGCCGTGGGTTTTGCCCACTCCAAAGGGGTGGTGCACCGCGATTTGAAGCCACTGAACGTGATGATCGGTGCGTTCGGCGAAGTTCAGGTGATGGATTGGGGGCTGGCGAAGGATAATTCTGCAGAAATCACCCTCACTTCCGATTTGGGGCAGACCGAAGCCCACCTGACCCATGCGGGAACGATTATGGGAACGCCGAAGTTTATGTCGCCGGAGCAGGCCAGAGGGGAAGCAGTTGACGCACGGTCGGATGTGTTTGCCCTGGGGGCGATTCTGACGGTGATTTTGACAGGGAAATCCGTTTTTGAAGCTGAAAACGCGAAAGCCACCATTGCAATGGCGGCAGCAGGCAACACGCAGCCCGCAGTGGAACGTCTGCAGGCCTGTGGGGCCGATCAGGGGTTGATCGATATCGCACTGGATTGTCTGGAAGTGAACCCGGAAGATCGCCCACCCCACGCAGGGAAGGTGGCCACGGCGGTACGGAATTATCAACGGTCTGTGGAGAAACAATACCGCAAAACGATCGCCGAAAAGGCCGCCGCAGCCACCAAAGAACAGGAACGGCGTGTGCGTGGGAAGATCCTTCGATACGGCACCTCCGCACTGGTGATTATTCTGGTTGCAGGAATCATCGGTACCACCATTGGCATGGTGCGGGCAAACCAGGCACGTGCTCAGGAAGATATTCAGAAAAAGCGTGCCATTGCCAATGCACAAGAAGCTCAGGAAGAGGCAATTACCACCCGCGCCACGCTGGACTTTTTGCAACGCGATTTCTTCCAGATCAGCTCCGCCCGTGGGCAGCACCGTCTGGAAGAAGGGAAAGTCCCGATCAATCCGGACATTACCTTGAAAGAAGCTGTGCTTCGCGCCACGAATGTGATCAACGGGCGGTTTACCAACCAGCCAAAAGTAGAAGCGGAATTGCGTACCACACTGGCAAATACGCTCGATGAAATTGGCGAAAAAGAGATCGCACTGGAAAATGCCAAAAAAGGCTATGAGGTGGCGTTGAAAGCATTTGGCCCCCACCACCAGATGACGTTGTATGTCCGCACCACCGTCGCAAGGTTAAGCAACCTGCCGCTGGATGCGTTTGAAAAGGAATGCAAAGAAATCCTGGCCCTGCAGCAACAGTACTTGTCTGATTTTCACCAGGATACTTTGTTTACTCATTTGTTGATTGCGGACTGTTTTGCACAGCGTGGCGAATTCACTAAGTATTCAGAAATTGTGCAATGGGTTTACAAGACACAAGTGGCGCAATTCGGAGAACACCACCCCACTACTGTTTATACCTTCAAGAAGATTACTGATGGCAATATGCTGGGGCAGGATCTTGATCAGATATTATCTTCTTTAAATTCGATACTGGACCATCAAACATCGACACTGGGAGCAGATCATCCGGATTTGATCGAAACTTATCAGCAACTAGCTACAATCTCAATGTTGAAAGGGTCGATTGAAAAAGCAAGTAATTATTCTACAAGAACTATTGATATCGCCAAAAAAAACTATGGAGAAAAACATGCCATTACACGTTTGGCAAGATGTAATAGTTCTGAATTAATATACGCATCAGACAAGATCAACGAATATTTGCCAATCGTTAAAGAAATTTGTAATGAGGCAATAGAACTGGATGCACCGATATCAGAAATAATTTTTTACGAGAAAAAACTGTTGTATGGATACACCATTGCAAAAAATTATCAGGAAGTTATTGAGCGATCACCTGAGCTTGTGATGACTTGCCAAAATCACCAGCTGCACGCTGATTGTCTGGAGATAATGTGGTATTGGATGAAATCTGCAAGATCCCTAAAAAATGATGATGAAGCAAATCGAATTAAAAAAGAAGCACTTGATTATATCAGTATTTATGTACAGAATCCAAATTTTGCTGATAGATTTGTCAACAAATTTAATACGCCGGATTTACCCATCATCAATTTCAGTCTGGATGTGGACCAATCTAGAATCCCAGAAGGTATTCTGAAGGACGTTCTAGTGCTTATTCAAGAATGCAATAAACTACCAGAACTGATTAGTCGAAAAAGATATGCAGAAGCGGCCAAAACATTAGACAACACACTCCAAACAATTGACGAAAAGTTCCCTTATCTATCAGAACAATTTCAACCACAATCAGAATATCTCGTAAATTTGTATTCATTAGCAGGCCTTATTGATTTTAAAAACAAAAATTTTTCATCCGCATTACGCCACCAGATACGGAGTCGGGAAATTATTCATAAAATTCATGGCGATTCCCACTTGCTATATGCAGAACAAATTCAAGCAATTGGTGTCACTCAAATCCAGCTCATGCAGCAGGAAGAATCCTATCCCAATTTTGTCAAGGCCTACGAAATTCGCAAGAAGCAATTGCCAGAAAGCGACCCCTTGTTGTTAGAAAGCACCCGCGACATGGCGTGGGTATTGGAACAGCAGAATAAGCACGGTGATGCACTGCAATACCGCCTGGTGTGCCTGAAATCCACCAGACAGATCCTGGGGGAATCCAACCCCGCAGTGCTGCAGGCGATGAAAGATGTTATTGCAATCTATCAACTTCTGAAGGAATCAGAACTCGAACTCGATATGCAGCGACAGCTTGTGGAGTGGGCACGGATTCATCTGCCGGAAAACGACGACAAGCACATGTACGAGATGCGGGAACTGGCAATCAAGCAATTCCATGCTGGCCAGCAAGAGGATGCATTCAGCAATTTCCAGACAGCCCACTGTCTGCGGGAACTGGCATTTGGCAAGGCCGACCCAAGGACATTAGAAAGCCTGCGTGATGTGGCATGGCTGCATGAAGTACAGGACAATTTTCAGGATGCATATGCCATTTATCAGGAAGTGTACAGCCGCTGGCTGGGCGTGCGTGGGGCAGCAGACGAAAATACGCTCCTTGCAGCCTGCGAATTTGCCAATTTTGCTGAACGATGTTCACAATACTCTGTGGCGAAAGAAGTCTTTGAATCAAATCTTATGGCAATCAACACCCTTCCTGAAAAAAAACACACTTTTCTAGTGCATCGTTGCCATGCCTGGTCTTTGGGGCTGCTGGGTTTTCTGGAAGCCAGGGAGAAAAATTATGATGCAGCGATTAAACACCTTGAAAATTCGCTTGCGTTGATTGAAAAGCATCAACTGGAACAAAATTCCCATACTGCAAGTGAAAAAAACCGTTACGAACGCCTTTTGAAAGCTCTGATGAAGAAGAAGCAGCCGAAATGACTTCCCCCCGCGAACCATTCCAACCGTTCTGTCCCACCATAACATAGTGGGAGAGGTGAAAATATGGAAGTGATCAGCGTTTCGGCTGCCCGACAGGCAGGCAGCGTGGGCAAAACAGTCACCGTACGTGGCTGGGTGCGGACTCGGCGTGATTCTAAAGGTGGTTTCAGCTTCATCGAACTGAACGATGGCTCCTGCCAGGGTAACCTGCAGGTGGTAGCACCCGGGGAACTGGCAAATTATGAGAGCGAAGTGAAAAAAATCCCCACAGGTGCCAGCATTGTAGCGGTGGGAGAAGTTCTTGCCTCACCTGCAAAGGGACAGGCGACGGAACTACGTGCCACGTCGATTGAACTGATTGGCACCGCCGATCCGGAAACCTTTCCGCTGCAAAAGAAAGGTCACACCTTTGAATATCTGCGGACAATCGCCCACCTGCGGCCGCGCACCAACACCTTCGGTGCGGTGATGCGGTTGCGGAATCAGGTGAGCATGTCAATTCACCTGTTTTTTCAGGAACAAGGTTTTTATTACATCCACACCCCCATTATTACCGCCAGCGACTGCGAAGGTGCAGGGGAAATGTTCCGTGTCAGCACCATTGACCCGGAAAAACCACCCCTGGAAGATGGGAAAGTCGATTACAGCAAAGATTTCTTTCACAAACCGGCATTTCTGACGGTTTCTGGGCAATTACAGGTGGAAGCTTTCGCCTGTTCATTGTCAAAAGTATACACTTTTGGGCCTACTTTCCGTGCGGAAAACTCGAACACCCCACGGCACCTCGCTGAATTCTGGATGATTGAACCCGAAATGGCCTTCTACGACCTGCAGGACAATATGTCTTTAGCAGAAGCCTTTCTGAAAAGAATTATTCGGGACGCACTGACGCACTGTGCGGAGGACCTGGAGTTTTTCAACGCACGCGTGGATACCGGCCTGC is from Zavarzinella sp. and encodes:
- the asnS gene encoding asparagine--tRNA ligase, whose protein sequence is MEVISVSAARQAGSVGKTVTVRGWVRTRRDSKGGFSFIELNDGSCQGNLQVVAPGELANYESEVKKIPTGASIVAVGEVLASPAKGQATELRATSIELIGTADPETFPLQKKGHTFEYLRTIAHLRPRTNTFGAVMRLRNQVSMSIHLFFQEQGFYYIHTPIITASDCEGAGEMFRVSTIDPEKPPLEDGKVDYSKDFFHKPAFLTVSGQLQVEAFACSLSKVYTFGPTFRAENSNTPRHLAEFWMIEPEMAFYDLQDNMSLAEAFLKRIIRDALTHCAEDLEFFNARVDTGLLERLNHVLANDFLRIPYTEAVDILLKANKTWEYPVAWGKDLQSEHERFLTEQHFKQPIIIYNYPRTLKPFYMRVNDDEKTVAAMDVLVPGVGEIIGGSQREERLDLLHTRMQEQHLDIEAYSWYADLRRFGTVPHAGFGLGLERMILFLSGMANIRDVIPYPRTPGNAEF
- a CDS encoding serine/threonine-protein kinase, giving the protein MNPNEINPELATDHQIQKSIMDLQQTETFRPSKDTDPVQNPIAEEFPSIDGYQIDRLIATGGMGCVYQGREIALDREVAIKTLLPKANSERFLIESKITAKLPHPNIPAVYQIGTLDSGAPFLAMKLVQGETLDKLLKNRTEETANQSKLIQIFEQIAQAVGFAHSKGVVHRDLKPLNVMIGAFGEVQVMDWGLAKDNSAEITLTSDLGQTEAHLTHAGTIMGTPKFMSPEQARGEAVDARSDVFALGAILTVILTGKSVFEAENAKATIAMAAAGNTQPAVERLQACGADQGLIDIALDCLEVNPEDRPPHAGKVATAVRNYQRSVEKQYRKTIAEKAAAATKEQERRVRGKILRYGTSALVIILVAGIIGTTIGMVRANQARAQEDIQKKRAIANAQEAQEEAITTRATLDFLQRDFFQISSARGQHRLEEGKVPINPDITLKEAVLRATNVINGRFTNQPKVEAELRTTLANTLDEIGEKEIALENAKKGYEVALKAFGPHHQMTLYVRTTVARLSNLPLDAFEKECKEILALQQQYLSDFHQDTLFTHLLIADCFAQRGEFTKYSEIVQWVYKTQVAQFGEHHPTTVYTFKKITDGNMLGQDLDQILSSLNSILDHQTSTLGADHPDLIETYQQLATISMLKGSIEKASNYSTRTIDIAKKNYGEKHAITRLARCNSSELIYASDKINEYLPIVKEICNEAIELDAPISEIIFYEKKLLYGYTIAKNYQEVIERSPELVMTCQNHQLHADCLEIMWYWMKSARSLKNDDEANRIKKEALDYISIYVQNPNFADRFVNKFNTPDLPIINFSLDVDQSRIPEGILKDVLVLIQECNKLPELISRKRYAEAAKTLDNTLQTIDEKFPYLSEQFQPQSEYLVNLYSLAGLIDFKNKNFSSALRHQIRSREIIHKIHGDSHLLYAEQIQAIGVTQIQLMQQEESYPNFVKAYEIRKKQLPESDPLLLESTRDMAWVLEQQNKHGDALQYRLVCLKSTRQILGESNPAVLQAMKDVIAIYQLLKESELELDMQRQLVEWARIHLPENDDKHMYEMRELAIKQFHAGQQEDAFSNFQTAHCLRELAFGKADPRTLESLRDVAWLHEVQDNFQDAYAIYQEVYSRWLGVRGAADENTLLAACEFANFAERCSQYSVAKEVFESNLMAINTLPEKKHTFLVHRCHAWSLGLLGFLEAREKNYDAAIKHLENSLALIEKHQLEQNSHTASEKNRYERLLKALMKKKQPK
- a CDS encoding DUF1501 domain-containing protein, which codes for MFQATNDLSRRDMLKATSAGFGFMAFSGLSTLEAAEKTSVLTVKEPHFPAKAKRVIFLCMRGGPSHLDTFDYKPALVKDSGKASKYGEKLMTSPWAFKQRGKSGLWISDLYPELAKVADKLTLLRGMNCDQPNHSQAFVQMHTGNFQFVRPSLGAWTLYGLGTVSSNLPGFISINPPTSVGGAQNYGSAFLPAAFQGTKFNIADSSQRSRPIDIARRGAANPLGINHLTNEKLKMNLQRTQLDLIQQLNNEKIYRDGPSQLIDGAIESFELAFRMQDAVPEVMDLAKETKETLSLYGIGTAETDGFGRQCLLARRFAEAGVRFIELGHGSWDQHNNLRTGLEKNALNTDRPIAGLLTDLERRGMLQDTLVIWGGEFGRTPHSNNGDGRDHNHKGYTMWMAGGGVKAGFSYGATDDYGYEAVSGKMHIHDWHATILHLLGLNHEKLVFRHAGRAMRLTDVHGSVAKAIIA
- a CDS encoding putative sulfate exporter family transporter → MKSWFRTEDVLAVLLGTLIIGLSLAALADANLLGWSVAVKEWADPAKAMVPSSKSFAGLTGYGALAITFVFLLAVLTGGAAFLQYRPGPFAVRFGVLFLLAFGCWVAGHNSYIAATPNKRPPGVGWSLGLTGEAGYLLALVGGLLIGNLLPRIANWFKQAARPELFIKTGIVIYGAVLGAKAAEESGRATAILFRGLAAIIEAYLIYWALVYLLARKVFGFSREWAAPLASGISICGVTAAITTGAAIRARPVVPVMVSSLVVIFAVLEMLILPPLAHYIMPNEPMVAAGWMGLAVKTDGAAFSSGEVTAGLYYPDPEDPARKWMALTTTTVKVFIDVFIGVWAVVLSVIWSWKIEKKEGSSRLPLREIWERFPKFVFGYALTFGIFFLVGLSSPEVIPDLKRGTSQADVFRRLFFVLTFFSIGLATNVRRLWAEGLGRLALVYIVSLFGFVIWIGLAISWLFFHGVPAGSN